The proteins below are encoded in one region of Petrotoga miotherma DSM 10691:
- the murC gene encoding UDP-N-acetylmuramate--L-alanine ligase produces the protein MKYYFSGIGGIGMSSLALYTAYKYGIKNVLGSNNEMNERVEYLIKKGIKVKLKQDSDLPDIDFLIKTTAIKYTNPELIEAKRRNITILNRMQLLNSILQKHTSIGITGTDGKTTTTAMVSQIFKNAGKDPTVFLGGIHDSLEDGNFRYGNGIVIAEVDESDGFIEETETNFSIINNLRPDHLEHYDNEFDNLESSLYKFANNTKELVLLNVDDNHLTKWHLEEKKVLYFGRSEKADYIIKKRRQYNRYQVFELYHKNIYIGDITLNLPGVHYAYDALASTALSLEFGIEFNTIKETFLGYNSVGRRFNILYDKENLSIIDDYAHTPDEILETIKATKEYFPKRKIITIFQPHRYTRLYFHINDFIDVLKYSDEVLVYRIYSAFEEPINGVDEKKVVEALNSQAISSKYYNSEDEIISDLLQEKNAVLLFVGAGDITDIAKKLSKNKKNLDIS, from the coding sequence ATGAAGTATTACTTCTCCGGGATAGGTGGTATCGGTATGAGTTCCCTAGCCTTATACACAGCTTATAAGTATGGAATAAAAAACGTGCTTGGATCGAACAATGAAATGAACGAAAGAGTAGAATACTTAATAAAAAAAGGAATAAAAGTCAAATTAAAACAGGACTCTGATCTTCCTGATATAGATTTTTTAATTAAAACAACGGCAATAAAATATACCAATCCCGAACTGATAGAGGCCAAAAGAAGAAATATAACTATTTTGAACAGAATGCAACTACTCAACTCAATATTGCAAAAGCATACCTCAATAGGCATTACTGGGACAGATGGAAAAACCACCACAACGGCTATGGTTTCTCAAATATTCAAAAATGCCGGCAAAGATCCAACAGTTTTTTTAGGTGGAATACATGATTCACTAGAAGATGGCAACTTTAGATATGGAAATGGAATAGTAATAGCGGAAGTCGATGAGAGTGATGGCTTTATAGAAGAAACAGAAACGAATTTTTCTATCATAAACAATTTAAGACCTGATCATTTAGAACACTACGACAATGAATTTGATAATTTGGAAAGTTCTCTTTATAAATTTGCAAACAACACTAAAGAACTTGTTTTATTAAATGTAGACGATAACCATCTCACTAAATGGCACCTAGAAGAAAAGAAAGTCTTATACTTTGGGCGAAGTGAAAAGGCAGATTATATAATTAAAAAAAGACGCCAATATAACAGATATCAGGTGTTTGAACTTTATCATAAAAATATATACATTGGAGATATTACTTTAAATCTTCCGGGAGTGCACTACGCTTATGATGCACTGGCTTCAACCGCACTTTCTTTAGAATTCGGCATTGAGTTTAACACAATAAAAGAAACTTTTCTCGGGTATAATTCAGTAGGGAGAAGATTCAACATACTTTACGATAAAGAAAATCTATCAATAATAGACGATTATGCCCATACACCCGACGAAATCTTAGAAACGATAAAAGCAACAAAAGAGTATTTTCCAAAAAGGAAAATAATAACCATATTTCAGCCACATAGGTACACCCGTCTTTACTTCCACATAAACGACTTTATTGATGTTCTAAAATATTCCGATGAAGTATTAGTCTACAGGATATATTCTGCCTTTGAAGAACCTATTAACGGGGTTGATGAAAAAAAGGTAGTTGAAGCTCTTAATTCTCAAGCTATATCCTCTAAATATTATAATTCTGAAGATGAAATTATATCAGATCTGTTACAAGAAAAAAATGCGGTTCTACTATTTGTTGGGGCAGGAGATATAACTGATATAGCAAAAAAATTATCAAAAAACAAAAAAAACCTTGACATCTCATAA
- a CDS encoding GNAT family N-acetyltransferase, with product MQKTFNFDSFNLSLKELDSKEDLLDDDFEFTKLEIAEFLEKNLGKYGDPLEDIISSIDYAFSNEKGKGGFVLVLHNDDSIVGAVVINDTGMEGYIPEHVLVYIAVDKNCRGKGIGSNLLKETITRCDGDISLHVEYDNPARKLYKKVGFESKYAEMRYKS from the coding sequence GTGCAGAAAACCTTTAATTTCGATTCATTCAACTTATCATTGAAAGAACTGGACTCAAAGGAAGATTTATTAGATGACGATTTTGAGTTCACCAAGTTAGAAATAGCAGAGTTCCTAGAAAAGAATTTGGGAAAGTATGGAGATCCATTAGAAGATATTATCAGTTCTATTGATTACGCCTTTTCTAACGAGAAAGGAAAAGGAGGATTTGTTCTGGTGCTTCATAATGACGATAGCATTGTAGGTGCTGTTGTTATTAACGATACGGGTATGGAAGGATATATCCCTGAGCATGTGCTGGTGTACATAGCTGTTGATAAAAATTGTAGAGGGAAGGGGATAGGTAGTAACCTCTTGAAAGAAACAATTACCCGATGTGACGGGGATATATCCTTGCATGTGGAATACGACAACCCGGCTAGAAAATTGTACAAAAAAGTTGGCTTCGAATCCAAATATGCTGAGATGAGATATAAATCATAA